From a region of the Rhipicephalus microplus isolate Deutch F79 chromosome X, USDA_Rmic, whole genome shotgun sequence genome:
- the LOC119175567 gene encoding uncharacterized protein LOC119175567 produces MAKSPESGLLLLTATCGMLLLLCGRVSEAAPGYGGGYGGHVSIKVYRGPSHGHGYHSFTPFGYHVHLPPDNHGYHG; encoded by the coding sequence GAAAGCGGCTTGTTGCTGTTGACGGCCACGTGCggcatgctgctgttgctgtgcgGTCGAGTGTCAGAGGCTGCACCCGGCTACGGCGGCGGCTACGGGGGTCACGTCAGCATCAAAGTGTACCGCGGCCCATCGCACGGCCACGGCTACCACTCGTTCACGCCTTTTGGCTATCATGTTCACCTGCCGCCTGACAACCACGGCTACCACGGATGA